From the genome of Phreatobacter cathodiphilus, one region includes:
- a CDS encoding N-carbamoyl-D-amino-acid hydrolase, translating into MSRIVTVGAAQMGAIQRAHSRREVVARMVELMREAASHRCDLVVFPELTLTTFFPRWWMESQEEIDSFYEREMPSNETAPLFNEAARLGIGFSLGYAELTPEGRRFNTAILVNKSAQIVGKYRKIHLPGHAGHEPWRAFQHLEKRYFEVGDLSWGVWNALNGHMGMMICNDRRWPESYRVMGLQSVEMILLGYNTPRHNPPAPDHDRLSEFHNQLVMQAGAYQNGTWVVGVAKCGVEEGCEMIGGSSIIAPTGEVIGQALTQEDELVVARCDLDLTKSYKATIFNFDMHRQPDHYRRIVEQRGAVAPQG; encoded by the coding sequence ATGAGCCGTATCGTCACCGTCGGCGCCGCCCAGATGGGCGCCATCCAGCGGGCCCATTCCCGGCGCGAGGTCGTCGCCCGCATGGTCGAGCTCATGCGCGAGGCGGCGTCCCACCGCTGCGACCTCGTCGTCTTTCCCGAACTGACCCTCACCACCTTCTTCCCGCGCTGGTGGATGGAGAGCCAGGAGGAGATCGACAGCTTCTACGAGCGGGAGATGCCCTCGAACGAGACCGCACCGCTGTTCAACGAGGCCGCGCGGCTCGGCATCGGCTTCTCGCTAGGCTATGCGGAGCTCACCCCCGAGGGGCGGCGCTTCAACACCGCAATCCTCGTGAACAAGTCTGCGCAGATCGTTGGCAAATATCGGAAAATCCATCTTCCGGGCCATGCGGGGCACGAGCCCTGGCGCGCCTTCCAGCATCTGGAGAAGCGCTATTTCGAGGTCGGCGACCTCTCTTGGGGCGTTTGGAACGCCCTCAATGGCCATATGGGCATGATGATCTGCAACGACCGCCGCTGGCCGGAGAGCTACCGGGTCATGGGCCTGCAGTCGGTGGAGATGATCCTCCTCGGTTACAACACGCCGCGCCACAACCCGCCGGCCCCCGACCACGACCGCCTGTCGGAGTTCCACAACCAGCTCGTCATGCAGGCCGGCGCCTACCAGAACGGCACGTGGGTCGTCGGCGTCGCCAAATGTGGCGTGGAGGAGGGCTGCGAGATGATCGGCGGCTCCTCCATCATCGCCCCCACCGGCGAGGTGATCGGCCAGGCTCTCACTCAAGAGGACGAGCTGGTCGTCGCCCGCTGCGACCTCGACCTGACGAAGAGCTACAAGGCGACCATCTTCAACTTCGACATGCACCGCCAGCCGGACCATTATAGGCGGATTGTCGAGCAGCGGGGGGCGGTGGCGCCGCAGGGGTGA
- a CDS encoding diaminopropionate ammonia-lyase — protein sequence MPDILTVSGDSRLLANPGLDRRRPYGADERAILSLEGARAAHAAITAWEGYRPTPLLSLDGLAREAAVGSILYKHEAHRFVLKSFKALGGAYAVERLVAARGSAEGLTVTCATDGNHGRAVAWGARRLGVRAVIYVHETVSQGRVDAIAAYGAEVRRVSGNYDDAVRASAEAAAANGWTIVSDTSWPGYDLIPRDVMQGYAVLGIEAEGQGARPTHIFVQGGVGGIAAAILSWTWESLGADRPILVVVEPERAACLLESAAARRWTTVGGDLDTIMAGLACGEPSELAWALLSPGADAFMAIPDTRAAETMRRLAQDGIAAGESGVAGLAGLVAAAADPAARRLLRLDAGSRVLCIGTEGATDPAIYREIVGRDAAEVEKEPA from the coding sequence ATGCCCGACATCCTGACCGTCTCCGGCGACAGCCGGCTTCTCGCCAATCCCGGTCTCGACCGTCGGCGACCCTATGGGGCCGACGAGCGCGCCATCCTGTCGCTGGAGGGCGCGCGCGCCGCCCATGCCGCGATCACGGCGTGGGAGGGCTACCGGCCGACCCCGCTCCTGTCGCTGGACGGTCTCGCCCGCGAGGCCGCCGTCGGCTCCATCCTCTACAAGCACGAGGCGCATCGCTTCGTGCTGAAGAGCTTCAAGGCGCTGGGCGGCGCCTATGCGGTGGAGCGTCTGGTCGCCGCCCGCGGCTCGGCGGAAGGCCTGACGGTGACCTGCGCCACCGACGGCAATCACGGCCGCGCCGTCGCCTGGGGCGCGCGCCGGCTCGGCGTCCGCGCGGTGATCTATGTCCACGAGACGGTGAGCCAGGGCCGCGTCGACGCCATCGCCGCCTATGGTGCCGAGGTCCGCCGTGTCTCCGGCAATTACGACGACGCCGTGCGCGCCTCGGCGGAGGCCGCCGCGGCCAACGGCTGGACCATCGTCTCCGACACCTCCTGGCCGGGCTACGACCTGATCCCCCGAGACGTCATGCAAGGCTATGCCGTGCTCGGCATCGAGGCGGAGGGGCAGGGCGCGCGCCCGACCCATATCTTCGTCCAGGGCGGCGTCGGCGGCATCGCCGCGGCGATCCTCTCCTGGACCTGGGAGAGCCTCGGCGCCGACCGGCCGATCCTCGTCGTGGTCGAGCCGGAACGGGCCGCCTGCCTGCTCGAAAGCGCCGCGGCCCGCCGCTGGACCACCGTCGGCGGAGACCTCGACACGATCATGGCGGGCCTTGCCTGCGGCGAACCCTCCGAGCTCGCCTGGGCGCTGCTGTCGCCGGGCGCCGACGCCTTCATGGCCATTCCAGACACCCGCGCCGCAGAGACCATGCGCCGGCTGGCGCAGGACGGCATCGCCGCCGGCGAGTCGGGGGTCGCCGGCCTCGCCGGCCTCGTCGCCGCGGCTGCCGACCCTGCGGCACGACGGTTGCTGCGACTGGATGCCGGCTCCCGCGTCCTGTGCATCGGCACCGAGGGAGCCACGGACCCCGCCATCTACCGCGAGATCGTCGGCCGTGACGCCGCCGAGGTCGAGAAGGAGCCTGCATGA
- a CDS encoding HepT-like ribonuclease domain-containing protein, with protein sequence MPKAVRSIPLRFEDVLEQIAIAREAVRRVTLPSAIADPVYRNAIERCVSVISEALRHVPADVTDGYPAVPWNKIRGIGNIIRHDYERIDPGVLHDIVLYELEPLEDACRRILAGLAR encoded by the coding sequence ATGCCGAAAGCCGTCAGAAGCATCCCTCTTCGGTTCGAGGATGTTCTTGAGCAAATCGCAATTGCGAGAGAAGCCGTGCGACGGGTCACATTGCCTAGCGCCATCGCCGATCCCGTCTATCGCAATGCGATCGAACGCTGTGTTTCAGTCATCTCGGAGGCTTTGCGGCATGTCCCCGCGGACGTGACCGATGGCTATCCGGCGGTCCCATGGAACAAGATCCGCGGCATCGGCAACATCATCCGGCACGATTACGAGCGGATCGATCCCGGCGTGCTCCATGACATCGTCCTCTATGAACTCGAGCCGCTCGAAGACGCCTGCCGGCGAATCCTGGCAGGCCTTGCACGTTGA
- a CDS encoding M81 family metallopeptidase, translating to MRIFTASIATETNTFSPIPTSMESYLTSLAARPGEHPTDKPTLCTAPLFVARRRAAQEGFTLIEGSCFFAQPAGPTTKVAYETMRDEILVQLEAALPVEGVLLGMHGAMVADGYEDCEGDMLERVRALVGPDCVIGVELDPHNHMTLKRVGLADIIICFKEYPHVDIVPRAEELVTLVLKTIRKEIRPVASLYDCGMIAFFPTTSEPNTSFVARQKSFEGRDGVLSVSLVHGFPHADVPEMGTRVLVYTDGAKPAGDALATRLGEEIIALRGKTAPPNLDFAEALDQALAADTAKGPAIIAEPADNAGGGSASDNTMSLRELVARGVENAAVAPLWDPMAVAFCHAVGAGGRLRLRIGGKTSELSGDPFDADCEVLAVAKDCHQSFGEAKGPVGDLAAVKIGGVTVVMNSNRAQALGRELFTELGLDPSSYKLLVLKSAQHFMAAYGPLASQVFYSETQGPSTQRYEKHHYTRIARPKWPMDAEAAGRLIL from the coding sequence ATGCGCATCTTCACGGCCAGTATCGCGACGGAGACGAACACCTTCTCCCCCATCCCGACCTCGATGGAGAGCTACCTGACGAGCCTGGCGGCGCGCCCCGGCGAGCACCCGACGGACAAGCCGACGCTCTGCACCGCGCCGCTCTTCGTCGCCCGACGCCGCGCGGCGCAGGAGGGTTTCACGCTGATCGAGGGCTCGTGCTTCTTCGCCCAGCCCGCCGGGCCGACGACCAAGGTCGCCTACGAGACGATGCGCGACGAGATCCTCGTCCAGCTCGAGGCGGCGCTGCCGGTGGAGGGCGTGCTGCTCGGCATGCACGGCGCCATGGTGGCGGACGGCTACGAGGACTGCGAGGGCGACATGCTGGAGCGCGTGCGCGCCCTGGTCGGTCCCGACTGCGTCATCGGCGTCGAACTCGACCCGCACAACCACATGACGCTGAAGCGGGTCGGCCTCGCCGACATCATCATCTGCTTCAAGGAATACCCGCACGTGGACATCGTGCCGCGCGCCGAGGAGCTGGTGACGCTGGTGCTGAAGACCATCCGCAAGGAGATTCGCCCCGTCGCCTCGCTCTACGACTGCGGCATGATCGCCTTCTTCCCGACGACGTCCGAGCCCAATACGTCCTTCGTCGCCCGGCAGAAGAGCTTCGAGGGCCGCGACGGCGTGCTCTCGGTCTCGCTGGTCCACGGTTTTCCCCATGCCGACGTGCCGGAGATGGGAACCCGCGTGCTGGTCTATACGGACGGCGCCAAGCCGGCCGGCGACGCCCTGGCGACACGGCTCGGCGAGGAGATCATCGCGCTGCGCGGCAAGACGGCGCCGCCCAATCTCGATTTCGCCGAGGCGCTGGACCAGGCGCTGGCGGCCGATACGGCGAAGGGTCCCGCCATCATCGCCGAGCCCGCCGACAATGCCGGCGGCGGCTCGGCCTCCGACAACACGATGTCGCTGCGCGAACTCGTCGCCCGCGGCGTCGAGAATGCCGCGGTCGCGCCGCTCTGGGACCCGATGGCGGTCGCCTTCTGCCATGCGGTGGGCGCCGGCGGGCGGCTGCGGCTGCGGATCGGCGGCAAGACCTCGGAACTCTCCGGCGACCCCTTCGACGCCGATTGCGAGGTGCTGGCGGTGGCGAAGGACTGCCACCAGAGCTTCGGCGAGGCCAAGGGGCCGGTCGGCGACCTCGCGGCGGTGAAGATCGGCGGGGTCACCGTCGTCATGAACAGCAACCGCGCCCAGGCGCTGGGGCGGGAGCTGTTCACCGAGCTCGGTCTCGATCCCTCGTCCTACAAGCTGCTGGTGCTGAAGTCGGCGCAGCATTTCATGGCGGCCTATGGGCCGCTCGCCTCCCAGGTCTTCTATTCGGAGACCCAGGGCCCCTCGACCCAGCGCTACGAGAAGCACCACTACACGCGCATCGCCCGGCCCAAATGGCCGATGGATGCCGAGGCGGCCGGTCGCCTGATCCTCTAG
- a CDS encoding NAD(P)-dependent oxidoreductase, with translation MTALTIGIVGLGRMGLGMAANCAAKGFRTLGSDPSPERMAMAAGKGVMLAAGLADLVAASDVVIASLPTADVVAAVVEGPGGFLARAPAHAVLVDTSTSEAGVSRRLAALAAAKGLGFVDAPVSGGPSGAEAGTLTMMIGGEARHLARALPALEAISAKRLHVGGPGAGNVAKLVNNLLVGAHLLTVSEAVRLSEAAGVPAADVLAVVNAASGRSAVSEVNYPRWVLNGAFDSGFTMGLMRKDVRLAAALAAESGVDLPVSELVARIWADSAARLADGEDFNRIVEDRPTP, from the coding sequence GTGACCGCACTGACCATCGGCATCGTCGGCCTTGGCCGGATGGGGCTCGGGATGGCCGCGAACTGCGCCGCCAAGGGGTTCCGCACCTTGGGCAGCGATCCGTCGCCCGAGCGCATGGCGATGGCGGCCGGTAAAGGGGTCATGCTCGCCGCCGGACTCGCCGACCTCGTCGCGGCGAGCGACGTGGTGATCGCCTCGCTCCCCACCGCCGATGTCGTCGCCGCCGTCGTCGAGGGACCGGGCGGCTTTCTGGCCAGGGCGCCCGCCCATGCCGTCTTAGTGGACACGTCGACCTCCGAGGCCGGTGTCTCCCGCCGCCTCGCGGCGCTCGCGGCCGCCAAGGGGCTCGGCTTCGTCGATGCGCCCGTCTCCGGCGGCCCGTCCGGCGCCGAGGCCGGCACGCTCACGATGATGATCGGCGGCGAGGCCCGCCATCTCGCCCGCGCCCTGCCGGCGCTGGAGGCGATCAGCGCGAAGCGGCTGCATGTGGGCGGCCCCGGCGCCGGCAATGTCGCCAAGCTCGTCAACAACCTGCTGGTCGGCGCCCATCTCCTGACCGTCTCCGAGGCGGTGCGCCTGTCGGAGGCGGCGGGCGTGCCCGCGGCGGATGTCCTCGCCGTGGTCAACGCGGCCTCCGGACGCTCGGCGGTCTCCGAGGTCAACTATCCCCGCTGGGTGCTGAATGGCGCCTTCGATTCCGGCTTCACCATGGGGCTCATGCGCAAGGACGTGCGCCTCGCTGCGGCACTGGCGGCCGAAAGCGGCGTCGATCTGCCGGTCAGCGAGCTGGTGGCCAGGATCTGGGCCGACAGCGCCGCCCGCCTCGCCGACGGCGAGGATTTCAACCGCATCGTCGAGGACAGGCCGACCCCATGA
- a CDS encoding FAD-binding oxidoreductase, protein MSALDRLRADLAGIALAEDAATVRMASRDFFWFSPVLKPELEGKVADLVATPADKDELRRIAAACARHRVPLVIRGGGTGNYGQAVPLAGGVVVDMRQMNRMVFAKPGGARFEAGANMLDIDKLLDPHGQELRFHPSTRAQATIGGFVAGGAAGAGSCTWGQIDNLGAVTALEVMTVEAEPRLIELRGREILKVMHAYGVNGIITEVEVPTAPAHDWAERIVTFDSLTAAARFGQAFMECDGIAKKLVSVHDPRIVPYLKRLAPYLQEGRAFAILMVSEPQADTLDLLIADHKGEVTFRRGAAEAKAVAFGTHKGRGGPGPLYEYTWNHTTLHALKMDPSITYLQLRFPAPNNLALVEWAAKEFEEDVYFHLEFQRREGKVITSSLPLVKYTTQARLEEIMARAAEGGVQPSNAHTFVLNNAGWKRIDAPQPEFKRLADPHGLMNPGKLLGWEAEAQQAAE, encoded by the coding sequence ATGAGTGCTCTCGATCGCCTTCGCGCCGACCTTGCCGGCATCGCCCTCGCCGAAGATGCCGCCACCGTGCGGATGGCGAGCCGCGACTTCTTCTGGTTCTCGCCGGTGCTGAAGCCCGAACTCGAGGGCAAGGTCGCCGACCTCGTCGCCACGCCTGCCGACAAGGACGAGCTCCGCCGTATCGCGGCGGCCTGCGCGCGCCACCGCGTGCCCCTGGTGATCCGCGGCGGCGGCACCGGCAATTACGGCCAGGCCGTTCCGCTCGCCGGCGGCGTGGTGGTCGACATGCGGCAGATGAATCGCATGGTCTTCGCGAAGCCGGGCGGAGCGCGCTTCGAGGCCGGGGCCAACATGCTCGACATCGACAAGCTCCTCGACCCGCACGGCCAGGAGCTGCGCTTCCACCCCTCGACTCGGGCGCAGGCCACCATCGGCGGCTTCGTCGCCGGCGGGGCTGCTGGAGCGGGCTCCTGCACCTGGGGCCAGATCGACAATCTCGGCGCGGTGACGGCGCTCGAGGTCATGACGGTGGAGGCCGAGCCGCGGCTGATCGAGCTGCGGGGACGCGAGATCCTCAAGGTCATGCATGCCTATGGCGTCAACGGCATCATCACCGAGGTGGAGGTGCCGACCGCCCCCGCCCACGACTGGGCCGAGCGCATCGTCACCTTCGACAGCCTGACGGCGGCGGCGCGCTTCGGCCAGGCCTTCATGGAATGCGACGGCATCGCCAAGAAGCTCGTCTCGGTCCACGACCCCCGCATCGTGCCCTACCTCAAGCGCCTCGCGCCCTACCTCCAGGAGGGCCGCGCCTTCGCCATCCTGATGGTGTCGGAGCCGCAGGCGGACACGCTCGACCTCCTCATCGCCGACCACAAGGGCGAGGTGACGTTCCGCCGCGGCGCGGCGGAGGCCAAGGCGGTGGCCTTCGGGACACACAAGGGCCGCGGCGGCCCCGGCCCGCTCTACGAATACACCTGGAACCACACGACGCTGCACGCCCTGAAGATGGACCCTTCCATCACCTATCTGCAGCTCCGCTTCCCGGCGCCGAACAATCTCGCGCTGGTGGAATGGGCGGCGAAGGAGTTCGAGGAGGACGTCTATTTCCACCTCGAATTCCAGCGCCGGGAGGGCAAGGTCATCACCTCCTCGCTGCCGCTGGTGAAGTACACGACCCAGGCGCGGCTCGAGGAGATCATGGCGCGTGCGGCGGAGGGCGGCGTGCAGCCGTCGAACGCCCACACCTTCGTTCTCAACAATGCCGGCTGGAAGCGGATCGATGCGCCGCAGCCGGAGTTCAAGCGGCTCGCCGACCCGCACGGGCTGATGAACCCGGGCAAGCTCCTCGGCTGGGAAGCAGAGGCGCAGCAGGCGGCGGAGTAG
- a CDS encoding ABC transporter ATP-binding protein, whose protein sequence is MGASTLVAVRHVSKQFANGTIAVRDVNLDLARGEFVSLLGPSGCGKSTLLRMIAGLGEPSVGTIDWATLGHDSRGRQARELGFVFQDPTLMPWATALDNVILPLKLCGTNKGEAQARGAEMLALVGLKGFEKSYPRELSGGMKMRVSIARALVTHPKILLMDEPFAALDEITRHKLNDDLLRLWEANRFTAVFVTHSVFESVYLSQRIVVMAARPGRVMADLRVEATYPRDDLFRTSADYAHWCRIASEKLKEAISA, encoded by the coding sequence ATGGGCGCATCCACGCTCGTCGCCGTCCGCCATGTCTCCAAGCAGTTCGCCAACGGCACCATCGCCGTCCGCGACGTGAACCTTGACCTGGCACGCGGCGAGTTCGTCAGCCTGCTGGGCCCGTCCGGCTGCGGAAAGTCGACCCTGCTGCGCATGATCGCCGGCCTCGGCGAGCCGAGCGTCGGAACGATCGACTGGGCCACCCTGGGCCACGATTCCCGCGGGCGGCAGGCGCGCGAACTCGGCTTCGTCTTCCAGGACCCGACCCTGATGCCCTGGGCCACCGCGCTGGACAATGTGATCCTGCCACTGAAGCTATGCGGGACGAACAAGGGCGAGGCGCAGGCGCGCGGCGCCGAGATGCTGGCGCTCGTCGGCCTCAAGGGGTTCGAGAAGAGCTATCCGCGCGAACTGTCGGGCGGCATGAAGATGCGCGTCTCCATCGCCCGCGCCCTGGTGACCCATCCGAAGATCCTCCTGATGGACGAGCCCTTCGCGGCGCTGGACGAGATCACCCGCCACAAGCTGAACGACGACCTCCTCAGGCTGTGGGAGGCGAACCGCTTCACTGCCGTCTTCGTCACCCATTCGGTCTTCGAGAGCGTCTATCTTTCCCAGCGCATCGTCGTCATGGCGGCGCGGCCCGGCCGCGTCATGGCCGATCTGCGGGTCGAGGCGACCTATCCGCGCGACGACCTGTTCCGCACCTCGGCCGACTATGCCCACTGGTGCCGGATCGCATCCGAGAAGCTGAAGGAGGCGATCTCCGCATGA
- a CDS encoding aldehyde dehydrogenase family protein gives MTLHHRPDTASRVATLFASLVPGGLLGSRIAGESLAGAGEVITLVDPVTGAPFATFRDGGEAAAAQALEATVPAFAAWTSMPASARGRVIWAIGQGVRAKAAALAELETLASGKPIRDTRVEVAKVAEMFEYYAGWADKLHGDVIPVPTSHLNYVRREPFGAVVQITPWNAPLFTAGWQIAPAIAAGNAVVLKPSELTPFTSLALAVICEEAGVPKGLVNVVAGYGATTGAAAVAHPLTRLVVFVGSRETGARIAATAARRVVPSLLELGGKSANIVFPDADLDRAVLGAQAAIFSGAGQSCVAGSRLLVHRQIHAEFVERLAAAAPRIPVGDPLDEATQIGPIVHGGQWAKIDGMVKAGVGQGAVVATGGGRPEGRNDGFFYAPTVLDRVAPTMEIAREEVFGPVVAVTPFDCEEAAVSLANATDYGLAGAVWTRDVGCAHRVAAKVRAGTFWINSYKTISVMTPFGGFGQSGYGRSSGLEALHAYTTTKSVWVETAEAPPVGFGYAG, from the coding sequence ATGACGCTCCACCACCGTCCCGACACCGCCTCCCGCGTCGCGACGCTCTTCGCCTCGCTCGTCCCCGGCGGCCTCCTCGGCAGCCGCATCGCCGGCGAGAGCCTGGCGGGTGCCGGCGAGGTCATCACCCTCGTCGATCCCGTCACCGGCGCGCCCTTCGCCACCTTCCGCGACGGCGGCGAGGCCGCAGCCGCCCAGGCGCTGGAGGCGACCGTCCCCGCCTTCGCCGCCTGGACCTCCATGCCCGCTTCCGCCCGCGGCCGCGTCATCTGGGCGATTGGGCAGGGGGTGCGCGCCAAGGCGGCGGCGCTGGCCGAGCTCGAGACGCTCGCCTCGGGCAAGCCGATCCGCGACACCCGCGTCGAGGTCGCCAAGGTCGCCGAGATGTTCGAGTACTATGCCGGCTGGGCCGACAAGCTCCACGGCGACGTCATTCCCGTGCCGACCTCGCATCTGAACTATGTGCGCCGCGAGCCTTTCGGCGCGGTGGTCCAGATCACGCCCTGGAACGCACCGCTGTTCACCGCCGGGTGGCAGATCGCCCCCGCCATCGCCGCCGGCAATGCGGTGGTGCTGAAGCCCTCCGAACTCACCCCTTTCACATCGCTCGCGCTCGCGGTGATCTGCGAGGAGGCCGGCGTGCCCAAGGGCCTCGTCAACGTCGTCGCAGGCTACGGCGCGACGACCGGCGCGGCGGCCGTCGCCCATCCGCTGACGCGGCTCGTCGTCTTCGTCGGCTCCCGCGAGACCGGCGCGCGCATTGCGGCGACCGCCGCCCGGCGTGTCGTGCCCTCGCTCCTGGAGCTCGGCGGCAAGTCCGCCAACATCGTCTTCCCCGACGCCGATCTCGACCGGGCGGTGCTCGGCGCGCAGGCCGCGATCTTCTCCGGCGCCGGCCAGTCCTGCGTCGCCGGCTCGCGGCTGCTCGTCCATCGCCAGATCCACGCCGAATTCGTGGAGCGGCTGGCCGCGGCGGCGCCCCGCATTCCCGTCGGTGATCCGCTCGACGAGGCGACCCAGATCGGCCCCATCGTCCATGGCGGGCAATGGGCGAAGATCGACGGCATGGTGAAGGCCGGCGTCGGACAGGGCGCCGTCGTGGCCACAGGCGGCGGGCGACCGGAGGGCCGGAATGACGGGTTCTTCTATGCGCCGACCGTGCTCGACCGCGTCGCGCCCACCATGGAGATCGCCCGCGAGGAGGTTTTCGGTCCGGTCGTGGCGGTGACCCCCTTCGACTGCGAGGAGGCGGCGGTGAGCCTCGCCAACGCGACCGATTACGGCCTTGCCGGGGCGGTCTGGACGCGGGATGTCGGCTGCGCCCACCGCGTCGCCGCCAAGGTGCGCGCCGGCACGTTCTGGATCAATTCCTACAAGACGATCAGCGTGATGACGCCGTTTGGCGGTTTCGGTCAGTCGGGCTACGGTCGCTCCTCCGGTCTCGAGGCCCTGCACGCCTACACCACCACGAAGAGCGTGTGGGTCGAGACCGCCGAAGCGCCCCCCGTCGGCTTCGGCTATGCCGGTTGA
- a CDS encoding ABC transporter substrate-binding protein, whose translation MSVTSPAFRITRRRALALGAGLAAAHVMRSDLVTAQGLDKVSYQTNWRAQAEHGGFYQAVAAGIYKKYGIEADIRMGGPQQNPSQLLLGGRVDMIMSNSFEAIRYVQENLPFLCIGSIFQKDPQVIICHPGVGNDTFAALKGKTILVGAGGRTSFWPYLKARFGFTDEQVRPYTFNMAPFLADKNICQQGFLSSEPFAIEQQGGVKPLVHLIADAGFANYNTTINISKKMVDERTDVVQRFVTASLEGWAEYMKGGPAIAEANKLIMRDNPDMDQKKIDYAIKVMTENGIVLSGDATTLGIGAMTDARWQTFYTQMRDAGVFPAGIDVKKAYDLRFVNKGVGKA comes from the coding sequence ATGTCCGTCACGTCCCCCGCTTTCCGCATCACCCGCCGCCGCGCCCTGGCGCTCGGAGCCGGCCTCGCCGCCGCCCACGTGATGCGGTCCGATCTCGTCACGGCCCAGGGCCTCGACAAGGTGTCCTACCAGACCAACTGGCGCGCCCAGGCCGAGCATGGCGGCTTCTATCAGGCCGTCGCCGCCGGCATCTACAAGAAGTACGGCATCGAGGCCGACATCCGCATGGGCGGCCCCCAGCAGAACCCGTCGCAGCTCCTGCTCGGCGGCCGGGTCGACATGATCATGTCGAACTCCTTCGAAGCCATCCGCTATGTCCAGGAGAACCTGCCCTTCCTGTGCATCGGGTCGATCTTCCAGAAGGACCCGCAGGTCATCATCTGCCATCCCGGCGTCGGCAACGACACTTTCGCCGCGCTGAAGGGCAAGACGATCCTGGTCGGCGCCGGCGGGCGCACCTCGTTCTGGCCTTACCTCAAGGCGCGCTTCGGCTTCACCGACGAGCAGGTGCGCCCCTATACCTTCAACATGGCGCCCTTCCTGGCCGACAAGAACATCTGCCAGCAGGGCTTTCTGTCCTCCGAGCCCTTCGCCATCGAGCAGCAAGGCGGGGTGAAGCCGCTGGTCCACCTCATCGCCGATGCCGGCTTCGCCAATTACAACACCACCATCAACATCTCGAAGAAGATGGTCGACGAGCGCACCGACGTGGTGCAGCGCTTCGTCACCGCCTCGCTCGAGGGCTGGGCCGAGTACATGAAGGGTGGGCCGGCCATCGCCGAGGCCAACAAGCTCATCATGCGCGACAACCCGGATATGGACCAGAAGAAGATCGACTACGCGATCAAGGTGATGACCGAGAACGGCATCGTCCTGTCGGGCGACGCCACCACACTCGGCATCGGCGCCATGACCGATGCGCGCTGGCAGACCTTCTACACCCAGATGCGTGACGCCGGAGTCTTCCCGGCCGGCATCGACGTGAAGAAGGCCTACGACCTGCGCTTCGTCAACAAGGGCGTGGGCAAGGCCTGA
- a CDS encoding nucleotidyltransferase family protein: MTREEVIARLKSAESDLRALGIGELYLFGSYARGEATEDSDVDVMVAFAPDSGNRFRTFMTSIDVIQDAVGRPVDVGTAEGFHRLVRAEIDRDSIRVF; the protein is encoded by the coding sequence ATGACACGTGAGGAGGTCATCGCCCGCCTGAAATCAGCCGAGAGCGACCTGCGCGCGCTCGGCATCGGCGAGCTTTACCTTTTCGGATCCTATGCCCGCGGCGAGGCGACCGAGGACAGCGACGTGGACGTGATGGTGGCGTTCGCGCCAGATTCCGGCAATCGCTTCCGCACGTTCATGACGTCAATCGACGTGATTCAGGACGCCGTCGGCAGGCCTGTCGACGTTGGAACCGCGGAAGGCTTTCATCGCCTCGTCCGTGCCGAGATCGACCGCGATTCCATTCGCGTCTTCTGA